In Rhizoctonia solani chromosome 7, complete sequence, one DNA window encodes the following:
- a CDS encoding Retrotransposon-derived protein PEG10, with product MATRSRSTACPPSPLDQGELGPAISATADEPTSLEPKVYREISLGQAISLILGLQNQILQLKRELEETKEATKEARDWMGAVDQALTCIEARGGAPHTPEDRKPPAVKATPRPLSKTNTFPAPSAPLVSWAVPSKAPPAFAQPTPVRAPLQVHTPPPPLPIRLRSPQVPQPAAPVAAYQTPVKVDHPDAYTGKIGNKARQWLTRMLAWVGLNQRMFPTDQEVLSFLLMNMKDVAGAWAHPHLDQLGSHRALIQLVNNFRTEFLAAFGNPDATQAAERQITHLTQTGTCAEYITKFRTIAMDLDWNDAALCGQFAQGLHWEVSRLIATRERRPTTLLELQNAALVIDNALREERASHPPKGNKSGTSSTTPNRGASTGQQATRPGRLSSDPNYVPEEERNRRRAEGLCIKCGKAGHKFAECCTGWKATPKEEGVKKEAAKIGKESGPESGKD from the coding sequence atggcaacccgctcccggagcaccgcttgtcccccgtcccctctcgatcaaggagagttgggacccgctATTTCGGCAACCGCCGATGAGCCAACAAGTCTCGAACCCAAGGTCTACAGGGAAATATCTCTCGgacaagcaatctcccttatcctgggattgcaaaatcaAATCCTCCAACTCAAGCGGGAACTCGAGGAAACAAAGgaagcaacaaaggaagcccgagactggatgggcgcagtcgatcaagccctcacttgcattgaggctaggggtggagccccccacacaccagaagaccggaaacctccggcagtcaaggccacgcccaggcccctatcCAAGACCAACActtttccagcgcctagtgcgcccctcgtCTCCTGGGCCGTCCCCTCCAAAGCTCCCCCTGCCTTTGCGCAACCAACTCCCGTCCGGGCCCCCCTGCAagtccatactccccctccacctttgcctatccgCCTCCGCTCCCCtcaagtcccacaaccagcggcccctgtagccgctTATCAAACCCCTGTCAAGgtagaccaccctgacgcctatacagggaaaatagggaacaaagcccgccaatggctcacgcggatgttggcatgggtagGTCTGAACCAAAGGATGTTCCCAACTGATCAGGAGGTCCtgtcattcctcctgatgaatatgaaggacgtGGCAGGGGCATGGGCCCACCCCCATcttgaccaactagggtcccacagggccctaaTTCAATTGGTCAACAACTTCAggacggagttcttggctgcattcGGCAACCCGGATGCCACGCAAGCCGCTGagcggcaaatcacccacctcactcagacaggtacctgtgctgagtatattacaaagttcagaaccatcgctatggacctggactggaatgacgccgccctttgtgggcaattcgcacaaggcctccactgggaggtcagccgcctcatcgCCACTCGAGAGCGGCGCCCAACTACCctcctggagctgcagaacgcagccctggtcattgacaacgccctccgcgaggagcgtgccagccacccgcctaagggtaataagtctggaacCTCCtctaccacccccaataggggggcaagtaccggccaacaggccacaagaccagggcgcctctccagcgaccccaactacgtccCCGAGGAGGAGCGcaaccgccgcagggctgaaggcctctgcatcaaatgcggaaAGGCAgggcacaagtttgcggaatgctgcaccggctggaaggccacgcctaaggaggaaggcgtcaagaaagaagccgccaaaattggcaaagagtctggacccgaatcgggaaaagactaa
- a CDS encoding Retrotransposable element Tf2 protein → MLDGSSPQAGKIWKKAHLTFLFDGKRMTETFLICNTGSHAAILGIKWLENHNPKIDWNSRTLSFPHTPPEHIAIAEEEEADKNPLEGVPSKYHQYAKVFGEEEFNKLPPHRHYNIGIELTEEGPLNSPLYSMTDAESATLKDWLRDKLKAGKIRPSKSSISSPVMFVPKKDGSRWLVVDYCCLNNWTKKNIYPLPRPDDLMAQLRGAKIFTKLDLRWGYNNVRVKEGDKWKTAFRTKYGLYKSLVMTFGLTNAPATFQHFMNKLFKDLLDVCVIIYLNDILIYSKDDATHTQHVHEVLQRLMENQLFCKASKCTFHVTLVEYLGIIVLDKGFSLDKLKIQAVQDWPTPTKVKEVQSFLGFANFLRRFVANFSHMAQPLHNLVKKDTLWKWEAKEQEAFQGLKDAITNAPVLCHADPTKPYFLETDASGAALGSILSQRQEDGRLHPLGFLSKSFKGAEQNYDTHDKELLAIIRSFEYWRIFLEGTAHPITVFTDHRNLEYWKESRTFNRRHARWHLLLAGYNFQIVYRPGKQSGKPDALSRRLDHANIPPANQTMLPNPVFANVALVTPEKELQRQIEAALDQDKSLEEILQFLQNKSKAPPSIKRAFKDYQMEAGLLFYQGRIVVPNVGTLRTDLLQIFHDSPLAGHPGQQRTLELVSQNYYWPGIRADTYWHVDSCKTCQRI, encoded by the coding sequence atgctcgatgggtcgagcccccaggctggaaagatttggaagaaggcccacctaaccttcctatttgatggcaaacgcatgacggaaaccttcctgatCTGCAATACTGGATCACACGCTGCCATCTTAGGAATCAAATGGTTAGAGAACCATAACCCcaaaattgattggaactcgCGCACCCTTTCCTTCCCTCACACGCCCCCGGAACACATAGCCATtgccgaagaagaggaagctgacaagaacccccttgaaggagtaccctccaagtaccatcaatatgcaaaggtatttggggaagaagaattcaataaactcCCTCCTCATAGGCACTACAATATTGGTATTGAACTTACGGAAGAAGGACCCCTGAACTCGCCCCTttacagcatgactgatgccgaatccgccacactcaaggactggctcagggacaagctcaaggctgggaaaatccgccccagtaaatCATCAATCAGCTCcccggttatgtttgtacccaagaaggatggttcccgttgGCTTGTAGTGGATTATTGTTGCCtaaacaattggacaaagaagaacatctacccgttaccccgtcctgatgacctcatggcccagctccgcggcgctaagatcttcaccaagctagacctaagatggggttacaataacgtccgtgTCAAAGAAGgcgacaaatggaaaacggccttccgtaccaaatatggtctatacaaatccctggttatgacttTTGGCTTAACTAACGCTCCCGCaaccttccaacacttcatgaacaaactgttcaaggacctattggatgtatgcgtcatcatttacctcaatgacatcctaatctactcaaaggacGACGCAACCCATACTCAGCACGTCCATGAGGTCCTACAGCGcttaatggagaaccaattgttctgtaaggcatccaagtgcacattccacgtcacatTGGTGGAGTATCTAGGAATAATCGTATTGGACAAGGggttcagcctggataagctcaaaatccaggcagtccaagattggcccacgcccactaaagtcaaggaagtacaatcattcctaggctttgccaacttcctacgccgctttgttgccaatttcagccaTATGGCACAACCCCTACACAACTTGGTTAAAAAGGACACActctggaaatgggaagccaaggaacaggaagcattccaaggactgAAAGATGCcatcacaaacgcccccgTGTTATGCCATGCCGACCCTACCAAACCTTACTTccttgaaacagatgcatctggTGCTGCCCTGGGCTCTATACTTagccaacgccaagaagaTGGACGCCTCCACCCGCTTGGTTTCCTATccaaatcattcaagggagccgagcagaactatgacacacacGATAAGGAGCTCTTAGCGATCATTCGCTcctttgaatattggcgcatattcctggaaggcaccGCACACCCCATCACGGTATTCACAGACCATCgcaacttggaatattggaaggagtccagAACATTCAACCGGCGTCACGCTAGATGGCACCTGTTACTAGCcgggtataacttccaaattgtatacCGCCCTGGGAAACAATCTGGAAAGCCAGACGCACTCTCACGCCGCTTGGACCATGCCAATATACCCCCTGCCaatcaaaccatgctccccaACCCTGTGTTTGCCAATGTAGCTCTAGTCACACCTGAGAAGGAACTCCAGCGTCAAATCGAGGCAGCCTTGGACCAAGACAAGTCTCTGGAGGAGATactccaattcctccaaaacaaatCCAAAGCACCTCCCTCCATCAAAAGGGCATTCAAGGACTACCAGATGGAAGCCGGATTGTTGTTTTACCAAGGACGAATCGTGGTTCCCAATGTTGGCACATTAAGGACGGATCTATTACAGATTTTCCATGACAGTCCACTGGCAGGCCACCCGGGGCAACAACGGACACTGGAATTGGTATCCCAaaactactattggcctggcatccgcgCAGACACCTACTGGCACGTTGACTCTTGCAAAACTTGCCAGCGGATCTGA
- a CDS encoding integrase core domain protein, with product MIVDLPKDGNNDSILVIVDSFTKYVVLVECSKKLKALELADLFLRHVWKRYGMPEKTVLDQGRVFNNKFLRALYQRLGIDPHFSLAYHPQSDGQTERVNPTVEHFLRAYLGINQKDWVKWLPMAEFAYNNAVHSATGKTPFKALYGWEPALTPSNIPTDVPEADNLATQMEAQWREVEAALRQSKTRMTAGETGEPVTFKVGEEAWLDAKNVKLKTLSPKLTEQRLGPFKVTKKISDRAYRLELPPSMRIHNVFYVGLLSKVKRDNKRTFENQPPPITVDGEEEYEVEGITDMEKRGKEWFFRVKWKGYGSEENTWEPRENLKNAEKILKKFEKEMKEKALGAAKALRGGAVS from the coding sequence atgatagtagatctGCCCAAGGACGGCAACAATGACtccatcctggtcattgtagacAGCTTTACCAAATACGTGGTCCTGGTTGAATGCTCaaaaaagctcaaggctcTGGAACTGGCAGACCTGTTCCTACGGCACGTTTGGAAACGTTatggcatgcctgaaaaaacAGTATTGGACCAAGGAAGAGTGTTTAACAATaagttcctaagggcactgtaccaacgcctggggatagacccccacttctccttggcctaccacccacagAGTGATGGGCAAACCGAGCGCGTAAACCCTACGGTTGAGCACTTCCTACGGGCCTATTTGGGAATCAACCAGAAGGACTGGGTAaaatggctcccaatggcggagtttgcctatAACAACGCGGTCCATAGCGCCACAGGCAAAACTCCATTCAAGGCACtctacggatgggaaccggCACTCACACCAAGCAACATCccaacagacgtccctgAAGCTGACAATCTAGCCACTCAGATGGAAGCACAGTGGCGGGAAGTAGAAGCGGCACTCCGGCAGTCAAAAACACGCATGACAGccggagaaacaggagaaccagTAACCTTCAAGgttggggaagaagcctggctggacgccaaaaacgtgaagctaaaaaccctgagccccaagctaacggaacaacgtcTAGGACCCTTCAAGGTGACCAAAAAGATCTCTGACCGCGcataccgcctggaactcccgCCGTCCATgaggatccacaatgtcttctatgtgggactacTGTCAAAAGTAAAGAGGGACAATAAACGCACATTTGAGAACCAACCACCGCCAATCACCGTggacggagaagaggaatacgaggTAGAAGGAATCACGGATATGGAAAAAAGGGGCAAAGaatggttttttagggttaaatggaaaggctatggatcagaggagaatacctgggaaccaagggaaaacctcaaaaacgccgaaaaaatcctgaaaaaattcgaaaaagaaatgaaggaaaaggcccttggcgctgccaaggcccttagagggggggcagtgtcgtag
- a CDS encoding integrase core domain protein, translated as MLPAPIFANIAIVTPKKELQRQIEAALDQDKSLEEILQFLQNKSKAPPSIKQAFKDYQMEAGLLFYQGRIVVLDVGTLQTELLRIFHDSPLAGHLGRQCMLELISRDYYWPGIRADTYWHVDSCETCQRIWKPRYASIPLQPLELLSCPWQHVSYNMIVDLPKDGNNNSILVIVDSFTKYGIFVKCSKKLKATKLAELFLEHVWKRHSMPEKTVSDRGRVFNNKFLQALYKRLGIDPHFSLAYHPQSNGQTEQVNPSIEHFLRAYSGINQRDWTKWLPMAEFAYNNAVHNSTGKTLFKALYGWEPTVKSCN; from the exons ATGTTACCTGCTCCTATATTTGCCAACATAGCCATAGTCACACCCAAAAAGGAACTCCAGCGCCAGATTGAGGCTgccctagaccaagacaaatccttagaggaaatattacaattcctccaaaacaagtcaaaggcacccccatccatcaaacaagCGTTCAAGGATTACCAAATGGAAGCAGGTCTACTATTCTATCAAGGGAGAATTGTGGTCCTGGATGTGGGAACCTTACAAACAGAGTTACTAAGGatcttccatgacagccctCTGGCCGGCCACCTGGGTAGACAATGTATGCTGGAATTGATAtcaagggattactactggcctggcatccgtgcAGATACGTACTGGCATGttgactcctgtgaaacttgcCAAAGAATCTGGAAACCAAGATACGCATCCATCCCCCTGCAGCCGCTAGAACTCCTGTCATgcccctggcaacacgtgtcatacaatatgattgtagacttaccaaaggacggaaataacaactcaatcctggtcattgttgACAGCTTTACAAAGTATGGAATATTTGtgaaatgctccaaaaagctcaaagcaaCCAAGTTAGCGGAGCTATTCCTGGAACATGTATGGAAGCGTCACAGCATGCCAGAAAAAACTGTATCTGACAGAGGAAGGGTCTTTAACAACAAGTTCTTGCAGGCCCTGTACAAGCGCCTTGGTATTGACCCTCACTTTTCCTTGGCTTACCATCCTCAAAGCAATGGGCAGACAGAACAGGTCAACCCctccattgaacacttcctcagggcctaCTCAGGAATCaatcaaagggactggaccaaatggcttccaatggcggagtttgcctacaacaatgctgtACATAATAGCACAGGCAAAACCCTGTTCAAGGCCTTGTATGGGTGGGAGCCcactgttaagagttgt aactag
- a CDS encoding Retrotransposable element Tf2 protein — translation MQKALHIKGIPEVSRPLHNLVKKDTPWRWDTREQEAFKGLKEAITNTLVLCHANPTKPYFLETDTSSTALGSILSQCQEDGCLHPLGFLLESFKGAKQNYNTHNKELLAIIHSFEYWQIFLEGTLHPITMFTNHRNLEYWKESRTFNRCHTQWHLLLAGYNFQIVYCPGKQSGKPDALSC, via the exons atgcaaaaggcattgcatattaagggtattcctgaggttt ccAGACCCCTGCACAATCTGGTTAAGAAGGATACACCTTGGAGATGGGACACTAGGGAGCAAGAAGCCTTCAAAGGCTTGAAGGAAGCCATCACCAACACCCTGGTACTCTGCCACGCCAACCCAaccaaaccctacttcctagagacagacACCTCCAGCACAGCCCTGGGTTCCATACTTAGCCAATGTCAGGAGGACGGTTGCTTACATCCCCTGGGATTCTTGttggaatcattcaagggtgccaaacagaattacaacacccacaacaaagAACTCCTGGCAATTATCCATTCATTTGAGTATTGGcaaatcttcctggaagggaccCTACACCCCATCACCATGTTCACCAATCACAGGAACctagagtactggaaggagtctagAACGTTTAACCGTTGCCACacacaatggcacctcctACTAGCtggatacaacttccaaattgtctacTGCCCTGGTAAACAATCTGGTAAACCGGATGCCCTATCCTGCTGA